The Synergistaceae bacterium genome segment TCGGAGATAGCCAGCCCTGCGGCGTCGTCGGCCGAGATGCCTATCCTCAAACCCTCCGCGAGGCGGCGGACGCTCCTCTCCGCGCTTATGCCCAGCAGCTTGGCGGCGTTGACGGCCAGCAGCGCCGGGATGTTGGACATGATGCGCATAGCGTTCATCCTCCCTGGAAAAGCATTGTACAATGTACGGTATCCGCACCTCCACACGCTTGTTGCCGGATACGCTACATACATTTTCGGCGTCGTTCAACAGGAGGTTTAATTTCTTCCGTACGTAAGGAACTGCCTCAGGAGCGTGGGGAACCTGTTCTTTTGTTCCGCATCGCTGTCGTCCCGAAGCGGAGCGAGGGACCTTGTTGGGGCAGTAACACTTAACCGGGGTCCCTCCTCGCTACGCTCGTTCGGGACGACAAAAAACCGTCACGAGCGTAGCTTGTCGTCCCGAGCGAACGCGAGGGATCTTGCTTCGAGCCACCCACAATGCAAGATCCCTCCTCCCGTTGGTCGTTCGGGATGACACAAAAGACTGCACGTCGTTCGGGACGACAAGAGCCGCTAATCTTCCCCAGCCCCACCGCCGATACCAAACAGGCAGTCAAGAACATCCCGGAGGTGCGCGAATTGCCAAGAACGATGGATACCACGAGGTTCGGCCCCTTTGCAGTAGACGAGGAGGCCGTGCTCTCCTTTCCCCGGGGGATACCCGGGTTCGAGACTCACACCGAGTGGGTGATCGCCGGCGACGACGAAGCCCCGATCAAGTGGCTGCAGAGCCTGTCCGACGGCGACGTCGCCCTGCCGGTCGCTCGCCCCGCGGCCATAATGCACGAGTACTCGCCCCGCTTCGCCGACGAGGACCTGGAGGAAGTTCGCCAAGGCTCGGACGAGGGGCTGATCCTGCTGCTGGTCCTGTCGATCCCGGAGGGGCGCCCCTGGGAGATGACCGCAAACCTGCGCGCGCCCATCGTCCTTCAGCACATCCGCCGGGTGGGCAAGCAGATCATCTGCCTCAACGAGGACTACCCGCTTGGGGCAAGGGTCTTCTCCGACGAAGTGCGCGAGAAGATGGAGCGGCGCGCCCCCGCGACGGAGCCAGCCGCAGAAGGGGAGGAATGACAGGTGCTCGTCCTCTCCCGCAAGACCGGCGAGGCCATACGCATCGGCGCGGACATAGAGGTCTCCGTGCTGGATGTCCGGGGCGACACGGTGAGGCTTGGCATAGAGGCCCCGCGCTCCGTGCAGGTGTGGCGCAAGGAGATCTACGACGAAATCGTCCTCCAGAACATTCGGGCCGCGAAGGCTTCGCTCCCCGACGACCTGCTGGAGGCTATGAAACAGAAGAGCAGCGGAGGAGAGAACAATGGAAGATAAGACCGCCGCGGAGCGCTCCGAGGGGCTGGAGCGGGTAAAAAGGAGGCTGCCCGGCTTCATGGAGTGGCTGGAGGCCAGGTGGGAGGACGCCCGCCCGCTGGAGGTCCGCGCCTCCGGCAAGTACGACTGGCTTGTGGACGGCGACACTCCCATGGTGGACGACTACACGATAGAGGGTGGAAACATCGACGACCCCCGCCACACCATATGGATGATCATCGGCCTCGGAACCGGAAA includes the following:
- the csrA gene encoding carbon storage regulator CsrA, which produces MLVLSRKTGEAIRIGADIEVSVLDVRGDTVRLGIEAPRSVQVWRKEIYDEIVLQNIRAAKASLPDDLLEAMKQKSSGGENNGR
- a CDS encoding flagellar assembly protein FliW, translated to MRELPRTMDTTRFGPFAVDEEAVLSFPRGIPGFETHTEWVIAGDDEAPIKWLQSLSDGDVALPVARPAAIMHEYSPRFADEDLEEVRQGSDEGLILLLVLSIPEGRPWEMTANLRAPIVLQHIRRVGKQIICLNEDYPLGARVFSDEVREKMERRAPATEPAAEGEE